The proteins below come from a single Salvelinus alpinus chromosome 18, SLU_Salpinus.1, whole genome shotgun sequence genomic window:
- the nkx6.1 gene encoding homeobox protein Nkx-6.1 isoform X2 — translation MLAVGQMDGSRQSAFLLSTPPLAALHSMAEMKTPLYPAYPLSSTGPASSTSPSATSPNPGGIPVSSPGIKPSSGMSSLGSPHQCSALGTPHGINDILSRPSILSPGAAAAVAASSSAGILSGMPRFSSLSPPPPHGLYFSPSAAAVAVARYPKPLTDLPGRTPIFWPGVMQSPHWRDARFACSPHQNSVLLDKDGKRKHTRPTFSGQQIFALEKTFEQTKYLAGPERARLAYSLGMTESQVKVWFQNRRTKWRKRHAAEMASAKKKQDSETERLKGASENEDDDDDYNKPLDPNSDDEKITQLLKKHKPNSSLLIHTSENDSS, via the exons ATGTTAGCCGTGGGGCAGATGGACGGGTCCAGACAGAGCGCTTTCCTCTTAAGCACCCCACCTTTAGCAGCTCTGCATAGCATGGCGGAGATGAAGACCCCACTCTACCCAGCCTACCCGTTATCTTCCACCGGGCCGGCCTCTTCTACCTCACCTAGTGCCACCTCTCCAAACCCCGGTGGCATCCCGGTGTCCTCACCGGGGATCAAACCATCCTCCGGAATGTCATCTCTCGGATCCCCCCATCAATGCAGCGCGCTAGGAACACCTCATGGAATAAACGACATCCTCAGTCGTCCCTCGATCCTTTCCCCAGGAGCTGCTGCTGCCGTTGCTGCGTCCTCTTCTGCCGGAATCTTGTCCGGAATGCCCCGCTTCAGTAGCTTGAGCCCCCCGCCACCCCATGGGCTCTACTTCAGCCCCAGCGCTGCAGCAGTGGCAGTGGCTCGCTACCCCAAGCCGTTGACAGACCTTCCAGGCAGGACCCCGATATTCTGGCCAGGAGTCATGCAAAGCCCACACTGGAGAGACGCCAGATTCGCATGTTCACCCC ATCAGAATTCTGTACTGCTCGACAAAGATGGAAAAAGAAAACATACACGTCCCACCTTCTCTGGACAACAAATCTTTGCCCTGGAAAAGACTTTTGAACAAACGAAATACCTCGCTGGGCCAGAGAGAGCACGACTGGCCTATTCGTTGGGAATGACAGAGAGCCAAGTGAAG GTGTGGTTTCAAAACCGAAGAACTAAATGGAGAAAACGGCACGCGGCTGAGATGGCTTCGGCAAAGAAGAAGCAGGATTCTGAGACCGAGAGGCTGAAAGGGGCTTCGGAGAacgaagatgatgatgatgattataacAAGCCGTTGGACCCTAACTCAGACGACGAGAAAATAACACAACTACTGAAAAAACACAAACCAAACTCCTCACTCCTTATTCATACGTCAGAAAACGACAGTTCGTAG
- the nkx6.1 gene encoding homeobox protein Nkx-6.1 isoform X1: protein MLAVGQMDGSRQSAFLLSTPPLAALHSMAEMKTPLYPAYPLSSTGPASSTSPSATSPNPGGIPVSSPGIKPSSGMSSLGSPHQCSALGTPHGINDILSRPSILSPGAAAAVAASSSAGILSGMPRFSSLSPPPPHGLYFSPSAAAVAVARYPKPLTDLPGRTPIFWPGVMQSPHWRDARFACSPHALCFTFSDQNSVLLDKDGKRKHTRPTFSGQQIFALEKTFEQTKYLAGPERARLAYSLGMTESQVKVWFQNRRTKWRKRHAAEMASAKKKQDSETERLKGASENEDDDDDYNKPLDPNSDDEKITQLLKKHKPNSSLLIHTSENDSS, encoded by the exons ATGTTAGCCGTGGGGCAGATGGACGGGTCCAGACAGAGCGCTTTCCTCTTAAGCACCCCACCTTTAGCAGCTCTGCATAGCATGGCGGAGATGAAGACCCCACTCTACCCAGCCTACCCGTTATCTTCCACCGGGCCGGCCTCTTCTACCTCACCTAGTGCCACCTCTCCAAACCCCGGTGGCATCCCGGTGTCCTCACCGGGGATCAAACCATCCTCCGGAATGTCATCTCTCGGATCCCCCCATCAATGCAGCGCGCTAGGAACACCTCATGGAATAAACGACATCCTCAGTCGTCCCTCGATCCTTTCCCCAGGAGCTGCTGCTGCCGTTGCTGCGTCCTCTTCTGCCGGAATCTTGTCCGGAATGCCCCGCTTCAGTAGCTTGAGCCCCCCGCCACCCCATGGGCTCTACTTCAGCCCCAGCGCTGCAGCAGTGGCAGTGGCTCGCTACCCCAAGCCGTTGACAGACCTTCCAGGCAGGACCCCGATATTCTGGCCAGGAGTCATGCAAAGCCCACACTGGAGAGACGCCAGATTCGCATGTTCACCCC ATGCTTTATGTTTTACATTTTCAGATCAGAATTCTGTACTGCTCGACAAAGATGGAAAAAGAAAACATACACGTCCCACCTTCTCTGGACAACAAATCTTTGCCCTGGAAAAGACTTTTGAACAAACGAAATACCTCGCTGGGCCAGAGAGAGCACGACTGGCCTATTCGTTGGGAATGACAGAGAGCCAAGTGAAG GTGTGGTTTCAAAACCGAAGAACTAAATGGAGAAAACGGCACGCGGCTGAGATGGCTTCGGCAAAGAAGAAGCAGGATTCTGAGACCGAGAGGCTGAAAGGGGCTTCGGAGAacgaagatgatgatgatgattataacAAGCCGTTGGACCCTAACTCAGACGACGAGAAAATAACACAACTACTGAAAAAACACAAACCAAACTCCTCACTCCTTATTCATACGTCAGAAAACGACAGTTCGTAG
- the LOC139543814 gene encoding large ribosomal subunit protein uL22-like: MVRYSLDPENPTKSCKSRGSNLRVHFKNTRETAQTIKGMHIRKATKYLKDVTIKHQCVPFRRYNGGVGRCAQAKQFDWTQGRWPKKSAEFLLHMLKNAESNAELKGLDVDSLVIEHIQVNKAPKMRRRTYRAHGRINPYMSSPCHIEMILTEKEQIVPKPEEEVATKKKISQKKLKKQKLMARE; this comes from the exons ATGGTCCGCTACTCGCTCGACCCCGAGAACCCGACTAAGT CATGCAAGTCGAGGGGTTCTAATCTCCGGGTTCACTTCAAG AACACCCGTGAGACAGCTCAGACCATCAAAGGCATGCACATCCGCAAGGCCACCAAGTACCTGAAGGATGTTACCATCAAGCACCAGTGTGTTCCCTTCCGTCGCTACAATGGGGGTGTCGGCAGGTGTGCCCAG GCCAAGCAGTTTGACTGGACACAGGGCCGCTGGCCCAAGAAGAGTGCAGAGTTCCTTCTCCACATGCTGAAGAACGCTGAGAGCAACGCTGAGCTTAAG GGTCTGGATGTAGACTCCCTGGTGATCGAGCACATCCAGGTGAACAAGGCCCCCAAGATGCGCAGACGCACATACCGTGCCCACGGTCGCATCAACCCCTACATGAGCTCCCCATGCCACATTGAGATGATCCTCACAGAGAAGGAGCAGATCGTTCCCAAACCAGAGGAGGAAGTCGCCACTAAGAAAAAG ATTTCTCAGAAGAAGCTGAAGAAGCAGAAACTCATGGCACGGGAGTAA